A stretch of DNA from Desmospora activa DSM 45169:
ATGTTTGGGATAACGAATGCGGACACATCGCGAAGTACAGGCATTTGAAAATTGTAAATGGATGACAGGCCAGCCAGGGGCCACAATCCCGGCACACAAACAAAGGAGGAATCATGATGCGGATTATTCCTGAATTGCACGATTTCATTCTAGTGAGAGATAGCGAGTATGACGTTTGGGAGGAAGGAATTGTGGTCGAAGTTAACGGGAAAGCAAGCGACCCTGAGATATCCATGTCTGTGGTTATTGTCGAAGAAGGGGAAGACAAAGGGCGCATGTTGCACATTGATGATGTCGAACTACGTCACGGAGTGACCTGGGTCATTTCGGAAGATGCGTGGGATGCTCTGGTCGAAGCAAGGTTATGTAAGGAGAAGTCCGGGGATTAATCCCCGGACTCAACCCAAAGGAGGCGGCAGGGTGATGGAACAGATAAAACTGTTCAGCGATCACATCTTTGCACCACTGGAACAGAACGAAATGCGGCGGGTATTCGGGCCAGGGCCGGACGGAGCACGATGTAAGACATGTCAACACTTGATAAAGAAAGTACAGGGCGGAGCTTATCTAAAATGCGGTTTGCGGCTAAATACTAACGGAGCGGAGACAGACCACCGCGCAGGCTGGAAGGCTTGCGCGAAATTTGAGGAGGCCGACAAATGAACGGGTCCGAGAGTGGCGTGATGAATGAACATGTACCCTGCCCCTACTGCTGGGGTAAACGGAAAGGTTGTCGGAAATGTAAGGGAGGCGGGAGAGTGGAGAAGGTTGACCTGTTGAATGAGACCTTTACTGCCCAACCGGGGAACATATGGGTTTTCACGGATGCGGGACGACGACGCTATGTGACCGCCTGCAAGATAAGGGGGGAAGAGCCAGGGAACTATCGGATTCCCGGTACTCCGGTCTATCAGGATATCCCCGTGGCGGATGTTATGCGGGAGAAATATAAAATGTTCGTTCCATCTTTGTGGGTGGCTAAGGGATACGTAAAGGAGGCGGCAGGCGGTGAAGATCACATTTGAGACTCGACGGGAGTCCTACGACGCGATCTTGGAGACATTGAACACTCGGCAGACGGTAGTGTTGCAGGAGTTACAGCGGTGTCCCCGGCTCACCGCCAATGAGCTGGCAATGAGGCTATGGCGGAAGGGAGCAATACGCACACCGGAACGAAACGCCGTTCAGCCCCGACTAACAGAGTTGGTACAGGATGGCCGGGTGGCAACGGTGGGAAAACGGACCTGCAGCATCAGCGGGAAGAAGTGCGCGGTATACGTCACCGTGGATGAGCAACCGGAACAGGGATAATTATTCTAGGGGGCGCTGGCCGTCCCCTCCCATGGGGGTGGGAGAGTGGCAAGACCCAAAAAAGAGGGGATGGATTACTTTCCTCATGATACTGACGCTGTGAATGACGAAAAAATAGAAGCGTTAAGGATGCTATACGGGAATGACGGTTACGCCTTCTACTTTATATTGCTGGAGAGAATTTACAGAACCAATGATTTTGAACTAGACATTTCTGACACAGAAACGATGCAGATACTTTGCCGAAAGGTAGATGTAACGCCGGAGAAATTCAACAGCATGTTGGAAACAAGTTTGAAGTGGGGTTGCTTTGATCGGGAGAGTTACGAAAAAAGAGGGGTCTTAACGTCAAGTGGCATCAAGAAACGGGCTGATGTAGTCGTTCAAAAGCGCGTCAAAATGCGGAAAAAGTACCGTCAAAGCAAGGAGGAAGTTTCTGAAGCACAAAGCAAGGAGGAAGTTTCTACTTCAGAAACTACCCAAGAAACCGAGGCAGAAACGCCACAAAGAAAAGAAAAGAAAAGTAAAGGAAAGAAAAGTATAAAAGATAATCGTCGTAAATACGCCGATGATTCCCCATACATCAAAATGGTTCACTATCTTCTTGAAAAGATACAAGCTTGGAAGCCTGATTATGTCTTCAGGGGATCAGAACAGACATGGGCGGACGACTTCCGCAAGATGCACGAGATCGACAAACGAAGTAAAGAGGATATACGGAACGTGATCGATTGGGCAACAAATGACCCATTCTGGCAAACCAATATCTTGTCGGCCAAGAAACTTCGGGAGAAATTCGACACGCTACAGGCACAGATGAACAAAAAGGTAGTTCCTTATCACCCACGAGGAGGTAACAACATTGCAACGCATGGGAACGTACATGGACGAGATCGAGAGACGAATCCAATTGATCCGCCAGCATCAAACAGCCCATTCGCCGGAATCATCAAAACCCCAGTTTAGGTGTGAGAAGTGTAAGGATAGTGAATGGATCTGGACGGGGTGGGAGGCTGCCCGCCCTTGTGAATGCCAAGAGAAACGAAAATACGAGCGGCGGCTTAACTACGCTATGATTCCTGATGATTTCAAAGAGTGCAATCTTGAGGATTACGTCCAACAAACACCGATGCAGAAAGCGATGTTTGATCACGTTGTTAGTTACCTAGAAGAGTTTGATTTGATCCGTGATTCAAAAATAAACAGCTTAGGATTTATAGCAAAGTATGGGGAGACACGAATAAAAGAAATGCGTGTCTCAAAGCACGATCCAAAATACAACTCCTTTGGGTTAGGAAAAACACATCTTAAAATTGGTGCAGCAAAGTGGCTAATTGATAAGGGGCATTCCGTCATGATTGTCAAGGATGTGGCGTTAATGGATGACCTCATGAATGCGCGAATGATGGATGACGGCGGCGAGGAATATAACCGGATTCTATCACGGGTCTTAAACGCTCCTGTACTCGTTTGGGATGACCTGGGGAAGAGCAATCCGACGCAGGCAAAGGAGCGGCTATACTTCCACATTTTTAACGAGCGCTCCCAGGCAAGACGACCGATTGTGTATAGCAGCAATGAAGACATGGAAACCTTATCTGATCGGATTGGTGGTGCAGCAGTCAGCCGTTTGGTGGGGATGAGCGGAAAATACCTCATGGCTACAGTCGGGAATGATTACCGAATTAAGGCGGTGAGCTAGTCGTTGGGTGAACGGATGAGCAATGCTACGGCTTATAAAGGGCGGCGGGATTATATTGCATGTGATGACCTTGATTTTGGTTGGACACAGCAGGAACTACACATCTTCCGC
This window harbors:
- a CDS encoding DUF4373 domain-containing protein, producing MARPKKEGMDYFPHDTDAVNDEKIEALRMLYGNDGYAFYFILLERIYRTNDFELDISDTETMQILCRKVDVTPEKFNSMLETSLKWGCFDRESYEKRGVLTSSGIKKRADVVVQKRVKMRKKYRQSKEEVSEAQSKEEVSTSETTQETEAETPQRKEKKSKGKKSIKDNRRKYADDSPYIKMVHYLLEKIQAWKPDYVFRGSEQTWADDFRKMHEIDKRSKEDIRNVIDWATNDPFWQTNILSAKKLREKFDTLQAQMNKKVVPYHPRGGNNIATHGNVHGRDRETNPIDPPASNSPFAGIIKTPV
- a CDS encoding ATP-binding protein encodes the protein MIPDDFKECNLEDYVQQTPMQKAMFDHVVSYLEEFDLIRDSKINSLGFIAKYGETRIKEMRVSKHDPKYNSFGLGKTHLKIGAAKWLIDKGHSVMIVKDVALMDDLMNARMMDDGGEEYNRILSRVLNAPVLVWDDLGKSNPTQAKERLYFHIFNERSQARRPIVYSSNEDMETLSDRIGGAAVSRLVGMSGKYLMATVGNDYRIKAVS